The following proteins come from a genomic window of Nostoc sp. TCL26-01:
- the ureC gene encoding urease subunit alpha, which produces MPYRIDRRAYAETYGPTVGDRIRLADTELFIEIEQDFTTYGDEVKFGGGKVIRDGMGQSPIANADGAVDLVITNAVILDWWGIVKADIGIKDGKIYKIGKAGNPYIQDHVDIIIGPGTEALAGEGMILTAGGIDTHIHFICPQQIEVAIASGITTMIGGGTGPATGTNATTCTPGPWHMYRMLQAADAFPINLGFLGKGNTSQPQGLVEQILAGAIGLKLHEDWGTTPATIDTCLSVADEYDVQVAIHTDTLNEAGFVEDTIAAFKNRAIHTYHTEGAGGGHAPDIIKVCGQANVLPSSTNPTRPYTINTLDEHLDMLMVCHHLDPGIAEDVAFAESRIRRETIAAEDILHDLGAFSMIASDSQAMGRVGEVIIRTWQTSHKMKVQRGSLAGDTQADNLRAKRYVAKYTINPAITHGIAEYVGSVEAGKLADLCLWRPGFFGVKPEIVIKGGMIAWSQMGDANASIPTPQPVYMRPMFGSFAGARHATSLTFVSQAALAREIPTKIGLQKSAVAVSGTRQLTKQDMKLNDALPHIEVDPETYEVRADGKLLTCEPATILPMAQRYFLF; this is translated from the coding sequence ATGCCTTACAGAATTGATCGCCGCGCCTACGCCGAAACCTATGGCCCCACAGTAGGCGATCGCATCCGCCTTGCTGATACAGAATTATTCATCGAAATCGAACAAGATTTTACTACCTACGGCGATGAAGTGAAATTTGGTGGTGGGAAAGTCATCAGAGATGGTATGGGACAATCCCCCATTGCTAACGCCGATGGTGCGGTAGATTTGGTGATTACTAATGCCGTAATTCTGGATTGGTGGGGAATAGTCAAAGCAGATATTGGTATTAAAGACGGCAAAATTTATAAAATTGGTAAAGCCGGTAATCCATATATTCAAGATCATGTTGATATTATCATCGGCCCTGGCACTGAAGCCCTAGCTGGCGAAGGCATGATTCTCACGGCTGGCGGTATTGATACCCATATTCATTTTATTTGTCCCCAACAGATAGAAGTAGCGATCGCCTCCGGTATTACCACCATGATTGGCGGTGGTACAGGCCCAGCCACCGGAACTAACGCCACCACCTGCACCCCCGGCCCTTGGCATATGTACCGAATGCTACAAGCGGCTGATGCTTTCCCCATCAACTTGGGCTTTTTGGGTAAAGGTAACACTAGTCAACCCCAAGGATTAGTAGAACAAATTTTAGCAGGTGCGATCGGTTTAAAATTACATGAGGATTGGGGAACTACCCCCGCCACCATCGATACTTGTTTGAGTGTGGCTGATGAATATGATGTGCAGGTAGCCATCCACACCGACACCCTCAACGAAGCCGGATTTGTTGAGGATACCATCGCCGCTTTTAAAAATCGTGCCATCCACACCTACCATACTGAAGGCGCAGGTGGTGGACACGCACCAGACATTATCAAAGTTTGTGGACAAGCTAACGTCTTACCATCTTCTACCAACCCCACCCGACCTTACACAATCAACACCTTAGATGAACACCTGGATATGTTGATGGTATGTCATCACCTAGATCCAGGAATTGCTGAGGATGTAGCATTTGCCGAATCTCGTATCCGTCGAGAAACCATTGCTGCTGAAGATATTTTGCATGATTTAGGTGCATTTAGTATGATTGCTTCCGATTCTCAAGCAATGGGACGAGTCGGTGAAGTGATAATTCGCACTTGGCAAACATCCCATAAAATGAAGGTACAACGGGGAAGCCTGGCTGGAGATACTCAAGCCGACAATCTCCGAGCCAAAAGATATGTTGCTAAATACACAATTAATCCAGCAATTACTCACGGTATTGCTGAATATGTCGGTTCTGTAGAAGCAGGTAAGCTGGCAGATTTGTGTTTATGGCGACCGGGATTTTTTGGTGTCAAACCAGAGATAGTCATTAAAGGTGGAATGATTGCTTGGTCACAAATGGGTGATGCTAACGCCAGTATTCCCACACCCCAACCTGTGTATATGCGTCCGATGTTTGGTAGCTTTGCCGGGGCGCGTCATGCTACATCTTTAACCTTTGTTTCCCAAGCCGCGTTAGCAAGAGAAATTCCCACCAAAATAGGCTTGCAAAAATCAGCTGTGGCAGTTTCTGGAACACGTCAATTAACTAAGCAAGATATGAAGCTAAATGATGCTTTACCTCACATAGAAGTAGATCCAGAAACCTATGAAGTCAGGGCTGATGGCAAACTGTTGACTTGTGAACCTGCAACGATTTTACCAATGGCGCAAAGATACTTTTTATTTTAA
- a CDS encoding transposase, with amino-acid sequence MTEQTANYDSPWKEVIELYFPRFLEFFFPQAYTVIDWTRPYEFLDTELQQLEPDAEIGRRLVDKVAKVWLLNGEAAWVLVHVEVQGQYDKEFAERMYTYNYRLFDRHRQRVISLAILADEQENWRPSSYSYELGGCRVSLEFPIAKLLDYELAWETLEQTSNPFGIVVMAHLKTKATQRKPENRLQWKLNLVRRLFDSGYSREDVIELFRFIDWIMVLPKELAISFQTELRSYEEAKRMRYVTSIERLAKQEGIEQGIEQGIEQGILQMGRDNVIDVLATRFAEVPSSLVDAINGINDSSLLKILLKGAIAIPSIAEFQQFLNDHTSGDIQFT; translated from the coding sequence ATGACTGAGCAAACCGCAAATTACGATAGTCCTTGGAAAGAAGTCATTGAACTTTACTTTCCCCGCTTCTTAGAATTCTTTTTTCCCCAAGCTTACACTGTCATCGATTGGACACGTCCTTATGAATTTTTGGATACAGAATTACAACAGCTAGAACCTGATGCCGAAATTGGGAGACGTTTAGTTGACAAAGTGGCCAAAGTTTGGTTATTGAATGGTGAAGCAGCTTGGGTATTAGTTCATGTCGAAGTCCAAGGACAATATGACAAAGAATTCGCCGAACGGATGTACACCTACAATTATCGTCTGTTTGACCGTCATCGCCAGCGAGTTATTAGCTTGGCAATTCTCGCCGATGAACAGGAAAACTGGCGACCTTCGAGCTATAGTTATGAATTAGGTGGATGTCGCGTTAGTTTAGAGTTTCCCATAGCCAAACTACTTGATTATGAATTAGCCTGGGAAACTTTAGAGCAAACTAGCAATCCCTTTGGGATCGTTGTCATGGCACATCTGAAAACCAAAGCGACGCAACGAAAACCAGAAAATCGGTTACAGTGGAAATTAAATCTAGTCAGACGACTTTTTGACAGTGGATACAGCCGAGAAGACGTTATAGAATTATTTCGGTTTATTGATTGGATTATGGTATTGCCGAAAGAGTTGGCAATCAGTTTTCAAACAGAGTTAAGAAGTTACGAGGAGGCAAAAAGAATGCGGTACGTAACTAGTATTGAAAGACTGGCAAAACAAGAAGGAATCGAACAAGGAATCGAACAAGGAATCGAACAAGGAATTTTGCAAATGGGTCGAGATAATGTGATTGATGTTTTAGCAACAAGGTTTGCAGAAGTTCCCAGTAGTCTTGTTGATGCCATTAATGGGATAAATGATTCATCTCTACTAAAAATACTCCTCAAAGGAGCGATCGCTATTCCTTCGATCGCCGAATTTCAACAATTCTTAAATGATCACACTTCTGGAGACATTCAATTTACCTAA
- a CDS encoding carboxymuconolactone decarboxylase family protein produces the protein MTKLIEYAEASEEVRIVYDDIRATRQTEYINNFWKAIANHPPTLKRTWETIKEVMTSPGELDPLVRELIYIAVSVTNGCDYCIASHSAAARGKGMNEAMFGELLGIIATANTTNRLANGYQIPVDEIFK, from the coding sequence ATGACCAAGCTGATTGAATACGCAGAAGCTAGCGAAGAAGTGCGGATAGTATACGACGATATCCGCGCTACACGTCAGACTGAATATATCAACAATTTTTGGAAAGCGATCGCTAATCATCCTCCCACCTTAAAAAGAACTTGGGAGACGATTAAGGAAGTGATGACTAGTCCTGGTGAACTTGATCCGTTGGTACGGGAATTGATCTATATTGCTGTGAGTGTGACTAATGGTTGCGACTACTGTATTGCTTCCCATTCAGCTGCTGCTCGTGGTAAAGGGATGAATGAGGCTATGTTTGGCGAACTTTTGGGAATTATTGCTACAGCTAACACTACTAACCGCCTCGCTAACGGTTATCAAATTCCAGTAGATGAGATATTTAAGTAA
- the hetI gene encoding 4'-phosphopantetheinyl transferase HetI: protein MTDFDDTWLPKPENLTLLSDEVHVWRIHLDRPESELQDLAATLSSDELTRANRFYFPEHRRRFIAGRGILRSILGNYLGVVAQEVKFDYEPRGKPLLASSFAQSGLLFNLSHSENLALCAVNYSRQIGIDLEYLRTTSDLEGLAQRFFLPREYDLVRSLPDEQKSKVFFRYWTCKEAYLKATGDGIAQLEKIEVALTPTEPARLQIFPDWHLLELVPDNNCVAAVAVAGFGWQLKCWQY from the coding sequence ATGACTGATTTTGATGATACTTGGCTGCCAAAACCAGAGAATTTAACTTTATTGTCGGATGAGGTTCATGTCTGGCGGATTCATCTTGATAGACCAGAATCAGAATTACAAGATTTAGCAGCAACTTTATCCAGTGATGAGTTGACTCGTGCTAACCGATTTTATTTTCCCGAACATCGACGGCGGTTTATTGCTGGTCGTGGTATTCTCCGGAGTATATTGGGAAATTATTTGGGTGTTGTAGCTCAAGAGGTTAAATTTGATTACGAACCTCGTGGCAAACCTTTATTAGCTAGTAGTTTTGCTCAGAGTGGCTTACTGTTTAACTTGTCCCATTCAGAAAACTTAGCTTTGTGTGCGGTGAATTACTCACGTCAAATTGGGATAGATTTGGAGTATCTTCGTACAACGTCTGATTTGGAAGGTTTAGCACAAAGGTTCTTTTTACCGCGAGAATATGATTTAGTGCGATCGCTACCTGATGAGCAAAAATCAAAAGTTTTTTTTCGCTATTGGACTTGTAAAGAGGCTTATCTTAAAGCGACTGGAGACGGAATTGCTCAATTAGAAAAAATCGAGGTAGCACTAACTCCCACAGAACCAGCTAGATTACAGATATTTCCAGACTGGCATCTCTTAGAGCTAGTGCCTGATAATAATTGTGTTGCTGCTGTCGCCGTGGCGGGTTTTGGCTGGCAGCTAAAATGCTGGCAGTATTGA
- a CDS encoding SDR family NAD(P)-dependent oxidoreductase: MTTLTGKIVLLTGASRGLGVHIAKALAKEQATVVCVSRSPSGLVQTCNAVEAAGGKAIAIPFDMRNVAQLSTLTQQVQDVVGSVDILINNAGVEINGAFADYSLSEIQSVLKTNLLAVMELTRLLLPNMMERGSGRIVNIASLAGKKGVAFNSIYSASKAGLIMWTDAVRQELAGSGVNISVVCPGYISETGMTVDHRVPAPKLAGISTPKSVANAIVKAIKYNKSEVIINQNLITESLTRFMLAMGQISPTSVDRIYRWLGVVNFNRKRAENRANDSYVAVKSHHA, encoded by the coding sequence ATGACGACTCTCACAGGTAAAATAGTACTTTTGACCGGAGCCTCACGCGGTCTTGGTGTACATATTGCTAAAGCTCTAGCAAAGGAGCAAGCAACTGTAGTTTGTGTTTCTCGTTCCCCATCAGGATTAGTGCAAACCTGTAATGCAGTTGAAGCTGCGGGTGGTAAAGCGATCGCTATTCCTTTTGATATGAGAAATGTAGCACAATTATCAACTCTTACTCAGCAAGTGCAAGATGTTGTCGGCTCAGTTGACATCTTGATTAACAATGCTGGTGTGGAAATTAACGGGGCTTTTGCCGATTACTCTCTCTCAGAAATTCAGTCAGTCTTAAAAACTAATCTCTTAGCTGTTATGGAATTAACTCGTTTATTATTACCCAACATGATGGAACGGGGTAGTGGTAGGATTGTCAATATTGCTTCTTTGGCTGGTAAAAAAGGTGTGGCTTTTAATAGCATTTACTCAGCCAGTAAAGCCGGCTTAATTATGTGGACTGATGCTGTGCGTCAGGAATTAGCAGGTAGTGGTGTGAATATTTCGGTGGTTTGTCCTGGATATATTTCCGAAACTGGTATGACTGTTGATCATCGTGTACCAGCACCCAAATTAGCAGGTATTTCTACACCTAAGAGTGTGGCAAATGCCATAGTTAAAGCTATTAAATACAACAAGTCAGAAGTAATTATCAATCAAAATCTGATCACCGAAAGTTTGACCAGATTTATGTTGGCTATGGGACAAATTTCTCCCACTTCGGTTGATAGAATTTATCGTTGGTTGGGTGTGGTTAATTTCAACCGTAAAAGGGCAGAAAATAGAGCTAATGACAGCTATGTAGCCGTCAAATCGCATCACGCATGA
- a CDS encoding thioester reductase domain-containing protein — MSLKQSYSAAEIQAWMISNLAELLGVEADEIDASINLESYGLDSAQAMMLVSKLEKLLGFQPSPLLLWHYPTIESLSQRLSEEFAEQPEVQDTKSSTSSTKIETPVLDLQAEVVLDPTIHPGGALPVSLPVTQPKKVFLTGATGFLGAFLIRELLQQTQADIYCLVRAANAEAGKNKLQNNLESYAIWQENYESRIIPVIGDLSEPLLGLSSTQFQTLAAEIDTIYHSGALLNYVFPYSALKAANVLGTQEVLRLACQIKVKPVHYVSSVAVFESPVYAGKIVKENDDFGHWEGIYLGYSQTKWVAEKLVKIASDRGLPVTIHRPPLIAGDSETGIGNTHDFINLMVKGCLEMGCFPEVEYMLDMSPVDYVSQAIVHLSMQKESLGKAFHLQHPEPVSLSVLVDWIRSFGYEIKMLPYEEWQAELIENATSVDNPLYTLRPFLLERWSDEQLTIPDLYLKARRPHISCQETTKALAGSAIACPPIDGKLFMTYTAYLIQSGFLSMA; from the coding sequence ATGAGTCTCAAACAATCATATAGTGCAGCAGAAATTCAAGCTTGGATGATATCTAATCTGGCTGAATTATTGGGAGTAGAAGCTGACGAAATTGATGCCAGTATCAATTTAGAAAGCTATGGTTTGGATTCGGCACAAGCCATGATGTTAGTCAGTAAATTAGAAAAATTATTAGGGTTTCAACCATCACCTTTATTATTGTGGCATTACCCCACAATTGAATCTCTTTCTCAACGTTTATCAGAAGAGTTTGCAGAACAACCAGAGGTGCAAGATACAAAGTCTAGTACCTCTAGCACTAAAATAGAAACGCCTGTTCTTGATTTACAAGCTGAAGTTGTTCTTGACCCTACAATTCATCCTGGTGGCGCGCTTCCTGTAAGTTTACCTGTAACTCAACCCAAGAAAGTATTTTTAACTGGTGCTACAGGTTTTCTCGGAGCTTTCTTAATCCGGGAATTGCTACAGCAAACTCAGGCGGATATCTATTGTTTGGTACGTGCTGCGAATGCAGAAGCAGGTAAAAATAAGCTGCAAAATAATCTCGAAAGTTATGCAATTTGGCAGGAAAATTATGAGTCCAGAATTATTCCTGTCATCGGTGATTTATCAGAACCTTTGTTAGGTCTTAGTTCCACACAATTTCAAACTTTAGCGGCGGAAATTGACACTATTTATCACAGTGGTGCGTTACTAAATTATGTCTTCCCTTACTCAGCACTGAAAGCCGCAAATGTTTTAGGAACTCAAGAAGTTTTGCGTTTAGCTTGTCAAATTAAAGTTAAGCCAGTGCATTATGTTTCCAGTGTGGCTGTATTTGAATCACCTGTCTACGCTGGCAAAATAGTCAAAGAAAATGATGATTTCGGTCATTGGGAAGGTATTTATCTGGGTTATTCCCAAACTAAATGGGTGGCGGAAAAACTAGTGAAAATTGCCAGCGATCGCGGTTTACCTGTTACCATTCATAGACCCCCTCTCATCGCTGGTGATAGCGAGACAGGTATCGGTAACACCCATGACTTTATTAACCTCATGGTCAAGGGTTGTCTAGAAATGGGATGCTTCCCGGAAGTAGAATATATGCTGGATATGTCGCCAGTAGATTATGTTAGTCAAGCGATCGTGCATCTGTCGATGCAGAAAGAATCGCTAGGTAAAGCTTTCCACCTACAACACCCCGAACCCGTATCTTTAAGTGTCTTAGTTGACTGGATACGCTCTTTTGGTTATGAAATTAAGATGCTTCCCTACGAAGAATGGCAAGCAGAATTGATCGAAAATGCCACATCTGTAGACAATCCTTTATACACCTTGCGTCCTTTCCTCTTAGAACGCTGGTCTGATGAGCAACTAACTATCCCCGATTTATACCTCAAAGCCAGAAGACCCCACATTAGCTGTCAAGAAACCACCAAAGCACTAGCAGGTAGTGCGATCGCTTGTCCACCAATTGACGGTAAATTATTTATGACTTACACCGCCTACTTGATTCAAAGCGGCTTCTTGAGCATGGCTTAG
- a CDS encoding PfaD family polyunsaturated fatty acid/polyketide biosynthesis protein, which yields MTTIDTLINKYDNGLGFSAYTAYQNMIWKGSLDCVSFEQSAIKNKLLTLDKPCYIVKIAGKIGVTNDGYLSPGESGTTGQVELLTSIPPIRIHQLGDANFLSAYGVRSAYMTGAMAGGIASEEMIIALGKENILGSFGAGGLSPERLEAAINRIQQALPHSPYAFNLIHSPNDMAIERRAVDLYLKYEVKVVEASAFLDLTPNIVYYRAAGLSLNDANQIEIKNKVIAKISRREVASKFMQPAPARILKELLEQGLITELQAKLAANVPMADDITVEADSGGHTDNRPLVCLLPSIIALRDEIQKQYNYQQVIRVGAAGGIATPESALAAFMMGAAYIVTGSVNQACIESGACEHTKQLLAQAEMADMIMAPAADMFEMGVKLQVLKRGTMFAMRAQKLYELYRNYDSIEAIPLPEREKLEKQVFRKTLAEVWEGTAAYLSQKNPEKLGKAVNNPKLKMALIFRWYLGLSSRWSSSGEKGREVDYQIWCGPAMGGFNDWVRGSYLAEVQNRRVVDVAYHIMTGAAFLYRIQSLKIQGLQISDYYSQYHPVLIK from the coding sequence GTGACAACTATTGATACGTTAATTAATAAATATGATAATGGTTTAGGCTTTTCTGCCTATACTGCATATCAAAACATGATTTGGAAAGGCTCTTTAGATTGTGTATCTTTTGAGCAGTCAGCTATTAAAAATAAATTACTGACATTAGATAAACCTTGTTACATTGTTAAAATTGCTGGCAAAATCGGTGTCACAAATGATGGTTATTTGAGTCCGGGGGAAAGCGGTACAACAGGACAAGTAGAACTTTTAACATCCATCCCACCTATCCGTATTCATCAATTAGGTGATGCGAATTTTCTCTCAGCTTATGGTGTGCGTTCTGCTTATATGACTGGCGCAATGGCTGGTGGTATTGCTTCCGAGGAAATGATTATTGCTTTAGGCAAAGAGAATATTTTAGGTTCTTTTGGTGCAGGTGGTTTATCTCCAGAACGTTTGGAAGCAGCCATTAATCGGATTCAACAAGCTTTACCCCATAGCCCTTACGCTTTCAATTTAATTCACAGCCCTAACGATATGGCGATTGAACGCCGGGCTGTGGATTTATACCTCAAATATGAGGTAAAAGTAGTAGAAGCTTCAGCATTTTTAGATTTAACTCCCAACATTGTTTATTACCGGGCTGCGGGACTAAGTTTAAATGATGCGAATCAAATTGAAATCAAAAATAAAGTGATTGCGAAAATTTCTCGCCGGGAAGTTGCGAGTAAATTTATGCAGCCAGCACCAGCTAGAATTTTGAAAGAATTGCTGGAACAAGGATTAATTACTGAGTTGCAAGCTAAACTGGCAGCTAATGTGCCAATGGCGGATGATATTACTGTGGAAGCTGATTCTGGCGGTCACACAGATAATCGTCCTTTGGTTTGTTTGCTACCTTCAATTATTGCTTTGCGTGATGAAATTCAGAAACAATATAATTACCAACAAGTAATTAGAGTAGGAGCAGCCGGGGGAATTGCCACACCAGAATCAGCACTGGCAGCTTTTATGATGGGTGCTGCTTATATAGTAACTGGTTCAGTTAATCAAGCTTGTATTGAATCGGGTGCTTGTGAACATACTAAGCAATTATTAGCCCAAGCGGAAATGGCTGATATGATTATGGCTCCCGCCGCCGATATGTTTGAAATGGGAGTTAAATTACAAGTTCTCAAACGTGGCACAATGTTTGCTATGCGGGCGCAAAAGTTATATGAATTGTACCGCAATTATGACTCAATTGAAGCAATTCCTTTACCAGAAAGAGAGAAGTTAGAAAAGCAAGTTTTTCGCAAAACCCTGGCAGAGGTTTGGGAAGGAACTGCGGCTTATTTATCTCAGAAGAATCCTGAGAAATTGGGTAAAGCTGTTAATAATCCTAAGTTGAAAATGGCTTTAATTTTCCGTTGGTATTTAGGCTTATCTTCTCGTTGGTCTAGTTCTGGGGAAAAAGGTAGAGAGGTAGATTATCAAATTTGGTGCGGCCCAGCAATGGGTGGTTTTAATGACTGGGTGCGTGGTTCATATTTGGCAGAAGTACAAAACCGTCGAGTTGTGGATGTGGCATATCACATTATGACTGGTGCAGCATTTTTATATCGCATTCAAAGTTTGAAAATTCAAGGATTGCAAATTTCTGATTACTACAGCCAATATCACCCAGTTCTGATTAAATAA